Genomic DNA from Filimonas effusa:
ACGAACTTACCGCTCTTTTTGAAGTCGACGATGGCGTTTCTCAGTTCTTCGTTAGCCCCGCTGCCATTGTTGTTATAAGATGCTTTGATGTAGATACCCTTTACCGCTGAATCGCTTTTTGCATGCTGGATAAGCCTTATGGCCTGGTACAAGCCGGGAATAGATGCTTCGGCCTCACTGTCGAACAGTGCATTGAGCGTATTATCTTTTGTTTGCTCGGGGAAAGAGGCAGACAAATCGAGTACGAGCACTGCATTACTGCCCACGTCGGCCTTATCGTCGCTCACTGCATTTCCTGCCATCCAGACGACTATTATTATGCCTATTAAGGAGAAGGCTATTAAAGCCAGCAGCGATGCGAAAAATATTTTCAGAAATCCTTTCATACTAATTTTTACCCTGTGCGTTTATTAAAAATAAAGATATTTGAAGCTTGTTATCCCAGGAATTTATGAATAGAGCATACCTTTTGATAGGCGGTAATTTGGGCGACCGAACGGCATATTTAGACCGTGCCAAGGAATTGATACAGGAGCGCTGTGGCATATTGGCAAAGGTATCGGCTATTTATGAAACTGCCGCATGGGGATTAGAAGAACAGCCTGATTTCTACAATCAGGCGCTTTTACTTGAAACTGAGCTCAGTGCAGGCCCCCTCATGCAGCAATTACTGGATATAGAACTGGTGCTGGGGCGGAAAAGGGATCTCAAGATGGGCCCCCGTACGATAGATATCGACATTTTGCTCTTTAATGATGAGATCATGGCTACGCCGCTGATAACCGTACCGCATCCGCGGCTTCCCTCCCGCCGGTTTGCGCTGTTACCCCTGGTGGAAATAGCAGCCGAGGTGGTTCATCCACAGCTTCATGAAACCATAACCAGGTTACTGGCTTTGTGCACGGATACACTGGATGTGCATAAAATTTCGTAGAAACTGGCAAGGGGTTTTTAATTTTGAGCGCATAATCACGTAATGAAGTATCATTTTATCACGATAGAAGGGAGTATAGGAGCCGGAAAGACCACGCTGGCCCATTTACTGGCGAAGAAACTAAATACAAGATTAATACTTGAGGAATTTGCTGATAATCCGTTTTTACCCAAGTTTTACGAAAACCCCAAGCAATATGCTTTTCCGCTGGAGCTCTTCTTTATGGCGGAGCGTTTTAAGCAGCAAAAGGAATTACTGCATACCAATGATCTGTTTCAGCATGTCACCGTATCGGACTATCTTTTTACCAAATGCCTGCTTTTTGCGAAGATGAACCTGCCTGAAGAGGAGTTTCGTTTATACCAGAAGCTGTTTGACATCATGTACCAGCAGCTGACCTTCCCGGATATACTGATCTACCTGCATTCACCTGTTACCAGATTACAGGCCAATATCCGTAAGCGGAACCGTTCGTATGAACAGCAAATACCTGATGAATACCTGTTTAACATACAGGAAACATATACCAATTACATCCGGCAGCATAATATTAAAACGATCATTATTGATGCCAGCAATGCGGATTTCCTGGGAAACGAGGCACATCTCCAGGTAGTGCTCGACGCCCTGGAAAAGGATTATGATACCGGGCAGCATTTTTTTACGCTGCCTTAGTAAACGAAAAACAGATATGGCTAGTGACAGTACGGTTAAAAACGACCCTTTTATTGCACTCAAGACAGTGGAATTAAGACATCTTCTTTCGGGGCGGTTCCTTTTCATCATGTCGCTAAGGATGATGAGCACTGTGCTTGGCTGGTGGATATTCAATCTTACGAATGCTCCTTTTGCGATAGGGCTTATCGGTTTATCGGAGATCATTCCTGCCATCTCGCTGGCGTTGTATGCGGGGCATGTGATAGATCTGAGTGAGAAGCGCAAGCTTTTGCTCACGGGGATCTCGCTTTACCTGGTGGCGGTGCTGATACTTTTACTGCTGGCAACCCCTTATACAGCAAGACATTTCAGTAATCACTGGATAGCGGTGTTCATTTACATCACGATATTCGGAACGGGCATTGTGCGTGCATTTGCGGGTCCTGTATTCAATGTGATACTGGCATCGGTTGTACCACGTGAAAACCTTCCCAATGCGACCACCTGGAACCAGGGCACCTATCTTATGGGATCGGTAAGCGGGCATGCCATAGGAGGTTTTCTGATAGCGGGATTAGGTATATTAGGCGCCTTTGGCGTTATAGCGGCCCTTATCGTAATATCCATAGCCATCGTGTTTCAGCTAAAGCCCAAACCTCCATTGAATGTAAAAGGAGAGAAAAAGACCTGGGATAGTGTAAAGGAGGGCGTCAATTTTGTGTTTAAGACCAAGGAGCTGCTGGGTGCGGTTTCTCTTGATATGTTCGCCGTTCTGTTCGGAGGTGCAGTGGCAATGGTTCCCGTATATGCAAGAGATATTCTGCATGTTGGTCCGCAAGGTTATGGCTTTCTTAATGGCGCCGCAGATATTGGTGCTATTTTCAGTGTGCTATTACTTACTTTATTTCCGCTGCGAAAGAAACAAGGCACCCGTTTACTGGTAGCAGTTGCGGGATTCGGGCTTTGCATCATATTGTTTGCGGTTTCGCGGATGTTCTGGTTATCTTTCGTGGCCCTGATGTTCAGTGGCATTCTCGACGGTATCAGTGTTGTGGTGCGTGGCACCATTATGCAGTTGAAGACGCCTGACAATATGCGCGGCAGGGTGTTAAGCGTTAATTCCATGTTCATCAATTCCAGTAATGAGCTTGGGCAATTTGAAAGCGGGCTTACCGCCAAGCTGATGGGGGTTATCCCTTCGGTGATCTTTGGCGGCTGTATGACGCTGGCGGTGGTGATAGTTACCTGGATCAAGGCGCCATCACTAAGAAAAATGGAGTACTAGCCGGACAAGCAGCTATACCCGATAGTACCGGAGTCTACCGGGTATGATCCTTTGTATTATTGATCGTGACGTACATACAGTTGCTGGATGCGGCGGCGGTCGCCTACAATCCAGATAACATCATCCCAGGCGAAGACAGTGTCTGAGGCCGGGTTGAGAATGCGGCGGCCATCCCTTTCGATGCCTACCACGAGGCCGTTGGTTTTTTCGCGGATACCGGACAGGCGGATGGTATTTCCTTTAAGTTTCGTGTTTTCGTCTACTATGATCTTTTGCAGCACAATGTTTTCGCGGTCGTCGCTCTCTTCTTCGTAAACCCTCTCGGCGGAGTTATCGTCGAGTAAAGGACGTAGCTGCATCAGCTGCTGATCGGTGCCTATGACGCCTATGGTGTCGAAGGGATAGATCTTTTCATAACGCTGGGGGGCATAGATCATTTTGCCGCCGCGTTCTATATAGGCTATGTTGATACCGAAGGTTTCGCGCCAAGCCAGTTCTTCGAGCGTTTTACCTACGTAGTTGGCATGGGGGCTGATCTCGAAATCGGCCAGGTGTGCATCCCATGGGGAAAGGCTGGCTTTGGGCGTTTCGGCTGCGGGGCTTTCCGCTTCACGTTCGTTGAGGTTATTGAGGAAACGTTTTTCGATGCGGCTGTAGAAGTTTTGCACCCGTTTGCGGAACACCAGCAATACGACGATGATAACAGGAATCGCTACGAGGATAGCTACTATACCGGAGAACAATCGATCGACCAGCAGCGCCAGCAAGAGCACAGCCAGAACGTTTCTCAGTATTTCGATCATCACCAGCGGGCCGCGGTTGTATTTCTTATCGAGCCACAGGTTGGCATAGGCGAACGAATCGGGTCGTTTTGCCATCATTGCCCATAAAAACGGTGCAATAGCGGCGAGGCTAATGATGAGGATGAGAATGTTGGCTACCGTTGGGTTGGCAATCCTGGACTGTACAAACGGCGCTACGAAAGTTGAGAACAGCAGGATGATAGCTATTACTATTACCAGGTTGGTAAGGATGATTGAAAGATAAGATTTCAATACTGCTTTCCAATCGCTTTCGGCCTGGATAGATTGCGTTCCCGAGGAATATTTATTCAGTCCGTTGATAAGCCGTGCGGGTAATACCTTATTCAGAAAGTTATAGAACGGTTCTGAAAGGCGGATCATGTAAGGCGTGGTAAAAGTGGTAATGGCAGACACTGCTACGGCAATAGGGTACAGGAAATCGCTTGTTACCTTAAGCGTTAAGCCGAGGGTAGCGATGATGAACGAGAACTCCCCTATTTGTGCAAGGCTCATGCCTGCCTGGATAGATTGTTTCAAGGGCTGACCTGAGAGAATGGCTCCGAGTGATGTAGAGAGCAGTTTTCCACCTATGGTAAGCACTGTAATGATCAATACGGGCCAGCCGTGCTGGATGATGGTAGAGGGATCGATAAGGATACCTACCGAGATAAAGAATACGGCAGCGAAGAGATCTTTCACAGGTTTCACCAGGTGTTCGATACGTTCAGCGACCGTGGTTTCGGCGAGGATGGAGCCCATTACGAAGGCACCGAGTGCAGGAGAAAAGCCTACCTGAGTAGCCAGCACCACCATACCCAGGCAAAGTGCGAGGGCAAGAATGAGTAACATTTCTTCGTTCAGCAATTTCCGGGCTTTCCTGAGGAAGGTGGGCAGGATAAAGATGCCTGCCAGAAACCATAAGGAGAGGAAGAACAAGAGTTTGAGAACGGAGAACAGCATTTCGGAGCCTGCAAACTGGCGGCTTACTGCCAGGGTAGACAAGAGCACCAGCAATAAAATAGCAACAAGATCTTCTACGATAAGAACGCCAAAAACAATGCGGGCGAACTGCTGGCTTTTTACGCCAAGTTCTTCGAAGGCCCTGATGATAATGGTAGTAGATGAAACGGATAAGATACCACCGAGGAAGACGCAGTCCATCAACGACCATCCCATGAGGCTGCCTGCGGCATAACCAATGAGGAGCATGCCTATGATCTCTACGATAGCGGTGATAGAGGCGGTGCCTCCCACACGGACCAGTTTTTTAAAGCTAAATTCGAGGCCCAGGCTAAAGAGGAGGAAGATC
This window encodes:
- the folK gene encoding 2-amino-4-hydroxy-6-hydroxymethyldihydropteridine diphosphokinase, which codes for MNRAYLLIGGNLGDRTAYLDRAKELIQERCGILAKVSAIYETAAWGLEEQPDFYNQALLLETELSAGPLMQQLLDIELVLGRKRDLKMGPRTIDIDILLFNDEIMATPLITVPHPRLPSRRFALLPLVEIAAEVVHPQLHETITRLLALCTDTLDVHKIS
- a CDS encoding deoxynucleoside kinase, producing MKYHFITIEGSIGAGKTTLAHLLAKKLNTRLILEEFADNPFLPKFYENPKQYAFPLELFFMAERFKQQKELLHTNDLFQHVTVSDYLFTKCLLFAKMNLPEEEFRLYQKLFDIMYQQLTFPDILIYLHSPVTRLQANIRKRNRSYEQQIPDEYLFNIQETYTNYIRQHNIKTIIIDASNADFLGNEAHLQVVLDALEKDYDTGQHFFTLP
- a CDS encoding MFS transporter, translating into MASDSTVKNDPFIALKTVELRHLLSGRFLFIMSLRMMSTVLGWWIFNLTNAPFAIGLIGLSEIIPAISLALYAGHVIDLSEKRKLLLTGISLYLVAVLILLLLATPYTARHFSNHWIAVFIYITIFGTGIVRAFAGPVFNVILASVVPRENLPNATTWNQGTYLMGSVSGHAIGGFLIAGLGILGAFGVIAALIVISIAIVFQLKPKPPLNVKGEKKTWDSVKEGVNFVFKTKELLGAVSLDMFAVLFGGAVAMVPVYARDILHVGPQGYGFLNGAADIGAIFSVLLLTLFPLRKKQGTRLLVAVAGFGLCIILFAVSRMFWLSFVALMFSGILDGISVVVRGTIMQLKTPDNMRGRVLSVNSMFINSSNELGQFESGLTAKLMGVIPSVIFGGCMTLAVVIVTWIKAPSLRKMEY
- a CDS encoding cation:proton antiporter domain-containing protein — protein: MTHLPKLIEDLALILIAGAITTLLFKRLRQPLVLGYIIAGLLVGPHISIVPTVVDTDNINVLAEIGVIFLLFSLGLEFSFKKLVRVGGTASITAIVEIIGMLLIGYAAGSLMGWSLMDCVFLGGILSVSSTTIIIRAFEELGVKSQQFARIVFGVLIVEDLVAILLLVLLSTLAVSRQFAGSEMLFSVLKLLFFLSLWFLAGIFILPTFLRKARKLLNEEMLLILALALCLGMVVLATQVGFSPALGAFVMGSILAETTVAERIEHLVKPVKDLFAAVFFISVGILIDPSTIIQHGWPVLIITVLTIGGKLLSTSLGAILSGQPLKQSIQAGMSLAQIGEFSFIIATLGLTLKVTSDFLYPIAVAVSAITTFTTPYMIRLSEPFYNFLNKVLPARLINGLNKYSSGTQSIQAESDWKAVLKSYLSIILTNLVIVIAIILLFSTFVAPFVQSRIANPTVANILILIISLAAIAPFLWAMMAKRPDSFAYANLWLDKKYNRGPLVMIEILRNVLAVLLLALLVDRLFSGIVAILVAIPVIIVVLLVFRKRVQNFYSRIEKRFLNNLNEREAESPAAETPKASLSPWDAHLADFEISPHANYVGKTLEELAWRETFGINIAYIERGGKMIYAPQRYEKIYPFDTIGVIGTDQQLMQLRPLLDDNSAERVYEEESDDRENIVLQKIIVDENTKLKGNTIRLSGIREKTNGLVVGIERDGRRILNPASDTVFAWDDVIWIVGDRRRIQQLYVRHDQ